From Psychroflexus torquis ATCC 700755, the proteins below share one genomic window:
- a CDS encoding DUF3575 domain-containing protein, which produces MKKILPAIVIFFSVSASAQSEYTLSYAESHEPKINIGYLILGNFDVTYEYLINEESGVGVNLMVPIDDYIDWNINYNLTGYYRFYFGENYAEGFFGEIFTNLNSVEDRIEVEGERQNKDITDLALGFSGGYKLVSSRGMILEAFLGGGRNLFSEYNSQRNFDFVLRAGLNVGYRF; this is translated from the coding sequence ATGAAAAAAATACTTCCTGCAATCGTCATTTTCTTTTCTGTAAGTGCTTCTGCGCAATCTGAATATACATTATCTTACGCTGAATCTCACGAACCGAAAATCAATATTGGCTATTTAATTCTAGGCAACTTTGATGTCACTTATGAATATCTTATTAATGAAGAGTCTGGTGTAGGGGTAAACCTTATGGTTCCAATCGATGACTACATCGATTGGAATATAAATTATAATCTTACAGGATACTACAGGTTTTATTTTGGGGAAAATTATGCAGAGGGATTTTTTGGTGAAATTTTCACAAATTTAAATAGTGTCGAAGATAGGATTGAAGTTGAAGGAGAAAGACAGAATAAAGACATCACCGATTTGGCTCTTGGATTTAGCGGGGGCTATAAACTTGTCTCTAGCAGAGGTATGATCTTAGAAGCTTTTCTTGGTGGAGGTCGTAACTTGTTTAGCGAATATAATTCTCAACGTAATTTTGACTTTGTTTTAAGAGCTGGACTTAACGTGGGCTATAGATTCTGA